A part of Desulfobacter sp. genomic DNA contains:
- a CDS encoding tetratricopeptide repeat protein: MKNKRKKVAVIGASFLISAMIAGLLVAGLVFWQFSGSDQSFEKLGDKAFERGAYAEALHHWRRAKDLTEFAGRLYEKMGTAYLKLSNLDQAENLFRKALQASPGKLSIQMQVIRISLIRGDLGQAENLLSKLMETHGASPLVMVLSGDLSMLKGELAKGETAYKKAVALLPGQIRPRLKLAICLREQKKGFEAGRMVTRCREEGVTAPMDLMLLADYFILADDNARAESTMLRAINAAPENLEFRIRLCLYYRSLGMKEKAVTCLKSLVQDWPDNDEFKMQLADIYLSIQDMAGAEKLLDELKQRDMDSLGYNLLMGKYWLLKGRYSHAVSFLKTALEKTYSLVSAHYLLGVAYLAGSQTKLAEQAFIDALMLDPGYGESLLALAVLNYKNRHYMLASQYIDRFLGIDSSHADAWKVKGLSSMGEGNVAAALSAFTKAWYLGDISALIFLGQGFEASGKRKEALESYGDVIEKMPGMYEALFGYARLMVDAGQGSQVLAKIDRMAKVKKSSAVYYAGARISLELKEYDRCRAYLDQAMGQKPVSGAFYLLQAELFQATGNPQDAERVLIQCTVEHPRFQDGWLRLSSYYVERMNIDRAAEVLELALKSFPDHPQIMGNMAWLLLEKGDDLDRALDLARTAYDRMPEQAWLMDTLGWAYYHKKIYSQAEWMLAQAEELVSGSGMVQYHLGMAFYRQAKLSEARDKLEASLACDDLRAKDREAARKVLAGLNGKPDPEEQNPFDPDNESVLDPMKMPGMSDEVEDILQPDWSNLNPEM; this comes from the coding sequence GTGAAAAATAAGCGGAAAAAGGTTGCCGTTATCGGTGCCAGTTTTTTGATCTCTGCGATGATAGCCGGGCTTCTGGTGGCGGGCCTGGTGTTTTGGCAATTTTCCGGCTCAGATCAATCCTTTGAAAAATTGGGGGATAAGGCATTTGAACGGGGAGCATATGCCGAGGCCCTTCACCATTGGCGGCGTGCCAAAGATCTTACCGAATTTGCGGGACGGCTATACGAAAAGATGGGCACGGCTTATTTGAAATTATCAAATTTGGATCAGGCCGAGAACCTCTTTAGAAAAGCGTTGCAGGCGTCGCCTGGGAAATTAAGCATTCAAATGCAGGTGATTCGGATTTCGTTGATCAGAGGCGATCTCGGACAAGCTGAAAATCTATTATCTAAATTGATGGAAACCCATGGGGCCTCACCTTTGGTAATGGTGCTTTCCGGGGATCTATCCATGCTGAAAGGGGAATTGGCAAAAGGGGAAACTGCATACAAAAAAGCCGTAGCCCTTCTACCCGGTCAGATTCGGCCCCGGCTGAAATTGGCCATCTGCCTCCGGGAACAGAAAAAAGGATTTGAGGCCGGCAGAATGGTTACCCGATGCAGGGAGGAGGGGGTTACGGCCCCCATGGATCTGATGCTGTTGGCGGATTATTTTATTCTGGCAGATGATAATGCAAGGGCCGAGAGTACAATGTTACGGGCGATTAACGCCGCCCCTGAAAACCTTGAGTTCAGAATCCGGCTTTGTCTGTATTACCGTTCACTTGGAATGAAGGAAAAGGCTGTTACCTGTTTAAAATCCCTTGTTCAGGACTGGCCGGATAATGATGAGTTCAAGATGCAGCTGGCGGATATTTATCTGTCCATCCAGGATATGGCCGGAGCTGAGAAGTTACTGGATGAATTGAAACAACGGGATATGGACAGCCTGGGGTATAATCTGCTCATGGGAAAGTACTGGCTTCTCAAAGGACGGTATTCCCATGCTGTTTCTTTCCTGAAAACAGCGTTGGAAAAAACATACAGCCTTGTGTCTGCCCATTATCTTTTGGGGGTGGCTTATCTTGCAGGGAGCCAGACCAAGCTGGCTGAACAGGCTTTTATTGATGCTTTGATGCTGGACCCTGGCTACGGAGAATCACTTTTGGCACTGGCAGTACTGAATTATAAAAACAGGCATTATATGCTCGCCTCCCAATATATAGACAGGTTTTTGGGGATAGACTCTTCCCATGCCGATGCATGGAAGGTCAAGGGACTTTCTTCTATGGGAGAGGGAAATGTGGCCGCTGCCTTGTCTGCTTTCACCAAAGCCTGGTATCTAGGAGATATTTCGGCATTGATTTTCCTTGGACAGGGGTTTGAGGCTTCGGGCAAGCGGAAGGAAGCCCTGGAAAGCTACGGGGACGTCATTGAAAAAATGCCTGGCATGTATGAGGCCCTGTTTGGCTATGCACGTCTTATGGTTGATGCGGGTCAAGGCAGCCAGGTGCTTGCCAAGATTGACAGGATGGCGAAGGTCAAGAAGAGTTCTGCAGTGTATTATGCAGGTGCCAGAATCAGCCTGGAACTAAAAGAGTATGACCGGTGCCGGGCCTATCTTGACCAGGCAATGGGTCAAAAGCCGGTATCCGGTGCCTTTTACTTATTGCAGGCCGAATTGTTCCAGGCCACCGGGAACCCGCAGGATGCTGAACGGGTGCTGATCCAGTGTACGGTAGAACACCCCCGGTTTCAGGACGGCTGGCTCCGCCTGTCGAGTTATTATGTGGAAAGAATGAATATTGACAGGGCGGCGGAGGTGTTGGAACTGGCCCTGAAATCCTTTCCAGACCATCCCCAGATTATGGGGAATATGGCCTGGCTGCTGTTGGAAAAGGGGGACGATCTCGACAGGGCGCTCGATTTGGCCAGAACGGCCTATGACCGGATGCCGGAGCAGGCCTGGCTCATGGATACACTGGGGTGGGCCTACTACCATAAGAAAATTTATTCCCAGGCGGAGTGGATGCTGGCCCAGGCGGAAGAACTGGTGTCTGGATCGGGGATGGTCCAATATCATCTTGGAATGGCTTTTTACCGGCAGGCGAAACTTTCGGAAGCAAGGGATAAGTTGGAAGCCTCTTTGGCATGTGATGATCTCAGGGCAAAGGACCGGGAAGCTGCCCGAAAGGTGTTGGCCGGGTTGAATGGAAAACCGGATCCGGAAGAACAAAATCCATTTGATCCTGATAACGAGTCTGTTTTGGATCCCATGAAGATGCCGGGAATGTCTGATGAGGTTGAAGATATTTTACAGCCGGATTGGAGCAATCTGAATCCGGAAATGTAG
- a CDS encoding M6 family metalloprotease domain-containing protein: MCLVLGKIRTFPQKNGNDIQLRVFGDEFYARYETLDGYTVVYDTNLDLYCYALPAKGQLVSSGAPTYKPVPLGLVRHIQEDKKLRNENFEKKFQAMRPEGSPPPGVSATLGRNQGLLSGTQLSMEPRVMGLTILVDFQDITSDIEKGHVEDLLNGDNFNAYGNACSVKTYYQTISSNRLEYTNAVVGPVRLSKNRTHYIQTPLMEEALNIAINDFGVDLSRFDCRQRGVVDAVNFLYAGQTLYQNWLWPHNHVMNYSHNGMRCNLYTIQSLGRRPVDMKIGTFCHEAGHLICRFPDLYDYGKRDGDTDPSAGLGAYCLMSSGSHLNQGRSPAPVCGYLRHLAGWADNEILINTPGRFQARHGDYNTIHKYLVSDKPNEYFIVENRSRLNLDSHCKSSGLAVYHCDTQGSNEWQGGTADKHYQCALIQADGARNLENNRNSGDEADLFKGIQGLALSRDTIPSSKAWGGMESGLSLFNISAAGEVITFETGIPGDSGRQGEVLTKESRPSRLIPDNNPSGITDTIVFPVSGMIEKIAVRIDITHTYIQDLKVDLKAPGGDSINLINRKNAGGSDLKASFDSDVLLSSLKGTSLSGAWELTVCDLSGADTGRLNKWSVEAVCQQGKNIIKKEKTEDLPIPDKNPAGIRSVLSVTESGALKNIRVWCELTHTYHGDLSVTLISPAGHSAILVPFNSLGSGRGILQKEFTLASQPSLATLLEDDIKGNWTLHISDNWKADTGALKKWGVELECH, from the coding sequence ATGTGTTTAGTTCTAGGTAAAATTAGAACCTTCCCGCAGAAAAACGGGAACGATATTCAACTCAGGGTATTTGGTGACGAATTTTATGCCAGGTATGAAACACTGGATGGGTATACCGTGGTATACGACACCAACCTGGATCTGTACTGCTATGCGTTGCCGGCAAAGGGGCAACTGGTCTCCAGCGGCGCCCCGACATATAAACCCGTTCCCTTGGGACTTGTCCGCCATATCCAGGAAGACAAAAAATTGAGAAACGAAAATTTTGAAAAAAAATTCCAGGCCATGAGACCAGAAGGCTCACCGCCGCCTGGGGTTTCAGCTACCCTGGGAAGAAATCAGGGGCTTTTATCCGGCACCCAATTGAGCATGGAGCCCAGGGTCATGGGATTGACCATCCTGGTGGATTTTCAGGACATCACTTCTGATATAGAGAAAGGACATGTTGAGGACCTGCTGAACGGCGATAATTTCAATGCCTACGGCAATGCCTGCTCTGTGAAAACCTATTACCAGACCATTTCCAGCAACCGCCTGGAATATACCAATGCGGTGGTCGGCCCGGTTCGCCTGAGCAAAAACAGGACCCATTATATCCAGACCCCGCTGATGGAGGAAGCCCTGAATATCGCCATCAACGATTTCGGCGTGGACCTCTCCCGTTTTGACTGCCGCCAGAGGGGTGTGGTGGATGCGGTCAATTTTCTCTATGCCGGCCAGACCCTTTATCAAAACTGGCTGTGGCCCCATAACCACGTTATGAATTATTCCCACAACGGCATGCGGTGCAACCTGTATACGATCCAGAGCCTGGGGCGCCGGCCCGTGGACATGAAAATCGGCACCTTCTGCCATGAAGCCGGCCATCTGATCTGCCGTTTTCCTGACCTTTACGATTACGGGAAAAGGGACGGGGATACAGATCCCAGCGCAGGCCTGGGCGCATATTGCCTGATGTCCTCAGGCAGCCATCTCAACCAGGGCCGGTCCCCGGCGCCGGTGTGCGGCTATCTTCGGCACCTGGCCGGATGGGCAGACAATGAAATCCTTATCAACACACCGGGCCGGTTCCAGGCCAGACACGGGGATTACAACACCATTCACAAATATCTGGTTTCCGACAAACCCAATGAATATTTTATCGTTGAAAACCGCAGCCGCCTGAACCTGGACAGCCACTGTAAATCCAGCGGCCTGGCCGTTTACCATTGTGACACCCAGGGATCCAATGAATGGCAGGGGGGGACCGCTGACAAGCATTACCAATGCGCGCTGATCCAGGCCGACGGCGCCCGGAACCTTGAAAACAACCGTAACAGCGGGGATGAGGCTGACCTGTTTAAGGGAATTCAAGGACTGGCACTGTCCAGGGACACCATTCCCTCTTCCAAGGCCTGGGGCGGCATGGAATCCGGCCTCAGCCTCTTTAACATCTCCGCTGCCGGCGAGGTCATCACCTTTGAAACCGGAATACCGGGGGATTCGGGGCGACAAGGGGAAGTGCTGACAAAAGAATCCAGACCCTCGCGGCTGATCCCGGACAATAATCCTTCGGGGATTACAGATACCATCGTATTCCCGGTATCGGGAATGATAGAAAAAATCGCGGTTCGTATCGATATTACCCACACCTATATTCAGGACCTTAAAGTGGATTTAAAGGCACCGGGCGGCGACAGCATCAACCTGATCAACCGTAAAAACGCCGGCGGCAGTGATTTGAAAGCATCCTTTGACTCGGATGTCCTGTTATCATCCCTAAAAGGCACCTCCCTTTCCGGGGCATGGGAGCTTACGGTCTGTGATCTGTCCGGTGCAGATACCGGCCGGTTGAACAAATGGTCCGTGGAAGCAGTCTGCCAGCAAGGCAAAAATATCATCAAAAAAGAAAAGACTGAGGATCTGCCCATTCCGGACAAAAATCCGGCCGGCATCCGGTCCGTACTCTCTGTCACTGAATCCGGTGCCCTGAAAAACATACGGGTCTGGTGTGAACTCACCCACACCTACCATGGCGACCTCAGCGTCACCCTGATATCCCCGGCCGGCCATTCAGCCATTCTTGTGCCCTTTAATTCCCTGGGCTCTGGGAGAGGCATCCTTCAAAAAGAGTTCACCTTGGCTTCGCAGCCATCCCTTGCAACCCTTCTCGAAGACGATATAAAGGGAAACTGGACCCTGCATATCAGTGACAATTGGAAGGCGGATACCGGCGCTTTGAAAAAATGGGGGGTTGAATTGGAATGTCATTAA